A stretch of Nitrospira sp. DNA encodes these proteins:
- a CDS encoding Crp/Fnr family transcriptional regulator: protein MSKRPHTSSSNRASSSPPDELAHIPLLNILSSADRQRVLQDLTEQRYTKKDVIFREGDPTEYFHIVKEGTVKCVKSSPDGKECTLKMLMPGDLFCCDAAAFEGTAHPGTAQPMGDVSILRMNKKAYFDMLRRNPEAAIEVIKHLGNRLNEAQEKAKVLALDRADQRLASLLVDLATRNGIQSPQGLMLPMRLTRQDMANMVGTTTETAIRIMSRFKRDRLVSGTATRLIILNLDRLKALASS, encoded by the coding sequence TTGTCGAAGCGGCCACACACATCGTCAAGTAACCGCGCGAGTTCATCGCCCCCGGATGAACTCGCGCATATCCCGCTGCTGAACATTCTCTCCAGCGCAGACCGCCAGCGTGTACTGCAAGACTTAACCGAGCAACGCTACACCAAAAAGGACGTGATCTTCCGGGAAGGCGATCCGACAGAATACTTTCATATCGTGAAGGAAGGCACGGTGAAATGCGTAAAATCGTCGCCGGATGGAAAAGAATGCACCCTCAAAATGCTCATGCCGGGCGACCTCTTTTGTTGTGACGCCGCCGCGTTCGAAGGCACCGCACACCCCGGCACGGCTCAGCCCATGGGCGATGTCAGCATCCTCCGCATGAACAAGAAAGCGTACTTCGACATGCTGCGGCGGAATCCGGAAGCCGCCATCGAAGTCATTAAACATTTGGGGAATCGCCTGAACGAAGCCCAAGAGAAGGCCAAAGTCCTCGCACTCGACCGAGCCGACCAGCGGCTCGCGTCGTTGCTGGTAGACCTCGCCACTCGCAATGGCATCCAGTCCCCCCAAGGCCTCATGCTCCCGATGCGCCTCACCAGACAGGACATGGCCAATATGGTGGGCACAACCACTGAAACCGCCATTCGCATCATGAGCCGATTCAAGCGCGACCGCCTCGTCTCCGGCACTGCAACCCGCCTCATCATCCTGAATCTTGACCGCTTAAAAGCGCTTGCCTCCTCCTAA
- a CDS encoding DUF2061 domain-containing protein yields the protein MADEIQGTESHLRSVIKGISWRVLGTIDTMILSYLWTGSIKTATLIGSSEAMTKIFLFWAHERVWHKIRWGRITPPTSSP from the coding sequence ATGGCTGACGAAATCCAGGGAACGGAATCCCACCTACGGAGCGTGATCAAGGGAATCAGCTGGCGTGTGCTGGGAACCATCGATACGATGATTCTGAGCTATCTGTGGACCGGCAGCATCAAGACCGCGACCCTGATCGGATCATCGGAAGCAATGACCAAAATCTTCCTCTTCTGGGCCCATGAGCGCGTCTGGCACAAAATCCGGTGGGGCCGGATCACGCCACCCACCAGTTCACCCTAG
- a CDS encoding Rrf2 family transcriptional regulator, with protein MKLSKKSEYGLRALIELTLAYNRTTLQRHEIAERQHIPAEFLEQILLVLKRMGLLASRRGIKGGYQLIKPPESITLGQVIRMLDGPLAPIPCVSKTAYQKCSDCPYASTASCPLQHVMGNVRNAIADILDHYTLKDFAQGRPQEEP; from the coding sequence ATGAAGCTTTCGAAGAAAAGCGAATACGGGCTCCGCGCGCTGATCGAGCTGACGCTGGCCTACAATCGCACCACCCTCCAGCGTCACGAAATCGCGGAGCGGCAGCATATTCCCGCCGAATTCTTAGAGCAGATTCTTCTCGTGCTCAAACGTATGGGCCTTCTGGCCAGCCGGCGCGGGATCAAAGGCGGCTACCAGCTGATCAAACCTCCCGAATCGATCACCCTGGGACAAGTCATTCGCATGCTCGACGGGCCTCTCGCCCCCATACCCTGCGTCAGCAAAACGGCCTATCAGAAATGCAGTGATTGTCCGTATGCCTCAACGGCATCCTGTCCGCTTCAGCACGTGATGGGCAATGTACGCAATGCGATCGCCGATATTTTAGACCACTATACATTGAAGGATTTTGCCCAGGGACGACCGCAGGAAGAACCGTAA
- a CDS encoding cupin domain-containing protein, whose translation MKVVKLSDYQQFSPEKMKKNNMFQTERFFCDIYCFEPGQEQKGHIHGEQDKVYLVLEGQGTFQVGSVKQVLGPGEGTMAPAGEEHGVKNHTDQRLKVLVFVAPNP comes from the coding sequence ATGAAAGTCGTAAAATTGTCGGATTATCAGCAGTTTAGTCCTGAGAAGATGAAGAAGAACAATATGTTTCAAACGGAGCGATTCTTCTGCGACATCTATTGTTTCGAGCCGGGGCAGGAGCAGAAGGGCCACATTCATGGAGAGCAGGATAAGGTCTATCTTGTGCTGGAAGGTCAGGGCACGTTTCAGGTCGGATCAGTGAAGCAGGTGCTCGGCCCTGGAGAGGGCACCATGGCTCCGGCCGGGGAAGAGCATGGCGTCAAGAATCATACGGACCAGCGTTTGAAGGTTCTGGTATTTGTCGCGCCGAATCCATAG
- a CDS encoding DUF3365 domain-containing protein, translating into MIRRPWLALITLAMALGLTPAQASPPEQLRAEAEETARLLAKLFQAGRLAIEQNQALIDDVHRGDKGFTPEVFERQMSEIFRQRTGIDLSTLAVKQAPFAVPSQARTLLPALIEASKDVVRDAQVVINQRGIGYKNFIPATFGSQASARFSKQSRVQLKQTAIQPRNPKNEPDEYEASVLQWLSGRPNGEAYVSELTESGNTLRVMMPIYYQRECLACHGGPKGEWDISGYPKEGAQEGDLAGAISVKIPLRAE; encoded by the coding sequence ATGATCCGCCGCCCATGGCTCGCCCTCATCACCCTGGCAATGGCGCTTGGCCTCACTCCTGCCCAGGCATCGCCGCCCGAACAGCTTCGCGCCGAAGCGGAAGAAACCGCCCGGCTGCTGGCCAAACTCTTCCAAGCCGGGCGCCTGGCGATTGAACAGAATCAGGCCTTGATCGACGATGTCCACAGAGGAGACAAAGGTTTTACACCGGAGGTCTTTGAACGGCAGATGAGCGAGATCTTTCGGCAACGGACCGGGATCGACCTGAGCACGCTGGCCGTGAAACAGGCGCCGTTCGCGGTGCCGTCTCAGGCCCGCACCCTCCTGCCGGCCCTGATCGAGGCCAGCAAGGACGTCGTCCGCGACGCGCAGGTCGTCATCAATCAGCGCGGGATCGGATATAAGAATTTCATCCCGGCCACCTTCGGCAGCCAAGCATCCGCGCGGTTTTCCAAACAGTCCCGCGTCCAGCTGAAACAGACCGCGATACAACCGCGCAATCCCAAGAACGAGCCGGACGAATATGAAGCCTCCGTCCTCCAGTGGCTGTCGGGACGGCCCAACGGCGAGGCCTATGTCAGCGAGTTGACCGAATCAGGCAACACCCTGCGCGTCATGATGCCGATTTATTACCAGCGGGAGTGCCTCGCCTGCCACGGCGGACCCAAGGGGGAATGGGATATCTCAGGCTACCCCAAAGAGGGCGCTCAGGAAGGAGACCTCGCCGGCGCCATCAGCGTCAAAATTCCCTTGCGAGCGGAATGA
- a CDS encoding CoB--CoM heterodisulfide reductase iron-sulfur subunit B family protein — translation MALRFALYPGCAAKGATPELYQSTMAIVGRLGLEVVELAAASCCGAGVVTEAEPDVALALNARTFAQAEGLGLDIMTICGTCQGVMGAANRRLKTEPGLLERINRLLEPEGITYRGTVQVKHLLWIVVREIGVRRLSELVKAPLRELRIAPFYGCYMLRPSWDLGFDDPENPTSLEQVIRALGGESVVYTGRTKCCGFPVMLEKEAIAVAMAGANMKEAKDKGAECMVTPCPLCHMSLDIYQERAGQAVKTSLDLPILHLPQLLGLAMGIASQDLGLSRHLVPVDSIVRRIASSVHHS, via the coding sequence ATGGCGTTGAGATTTGCGCTCTATCCTGGTTGCGCGGCCAAAGGGGCCACGCCGGAACTCTATCAGTCCACTATGGCGATTGTGGGGCGGCTGGGCCTGGAGGTGGTCGAACTGGCGGCGGCCTCCTGCTGCGGGGCCGGTGTGGTGACCGAAGCTGAGCCGGATGTGGCGCTGGCCTTGAATGCGCGGACGTTTGCGCAGGCTGAGGGCCTGGGGCTCGATATCATGACGATCTGCGGCACCTGCCAGGGCGTGATGGGGGCGGCCAACAGGCGCTTGAAGACTGAGCCGGGGTTGCTGGAGCGAATCAACCGTCTGTTGGAGCCGGAGGGCATCACCTATCGAGGGACGGTACAGGTCAAGCATCTGCTCTGGATTGTCGTGCGCGAGATTGGGGTCAGACGGCTCAGTGAGCTGGTGAAGGCGCCGTTGAGAGAGTTGCGCATTGCCCCCTTCTATGGCTGCTATATGCTCCGTCCCTCGTGGGATCTTGGATTTGACGATCCGGAAAACCCCACGTCGCTGGAACAGGTGATCCGCGCACTGGGAGGGGAGTCGGTGGTCTACACCGGCCGGACGAAGTGTTGCGGGTTTCCGGTGATGCTCGAAAAGGAAGCCATCGCGGTGGCGATGGCCGGGGCGAACATGAAGGAGGCCAAGGATAAGGGGGCCGAGTGCATGGTGACGCCTTGTCCGTTGTGCCATATGAGTTTGGATATTTACCAGGAGCGAGCCGGGCAGGCTGTGAAGACTTCGCTCGATCTCCCGATTCTTCACTTGCCGCAATTGCTCGGGCTTGCGATGGGCATTGCGTCACAAGACTTGGGCCTGTCCCGCCATTTGGTCCCGGTGGATTCGATCGTGAGACGAATCGCGTCATCCGTTCATCATTCATAG
- a CDS encoding multicopper oxidase domain-containing protein — protein sequence MNRHRSQQFVAMTGAIAIALAGTLGLSSAALAKTHDIHMTAVESDIVIDGGGEKYAAWTFNGTMPGPVVRVTEGDTINFTLTNPATNKNPHAMDFHAAEIDFLKNYKAINAGETISYTFVAKKPGIFFYHCGAPPMIQHIARGMFGAIIVDPKDASVWPKADREYVLVQSEFFKNPNDVQAMFDRKFDGVMFNGGIFKYHPFVTGGGKLDAKPGERVRVYFVNAGPNEFSAFHPIGEIWDNVYESGNPANNLKGVQTYVVGPGSAATFDVVVESAGAYPLVTHSLTGALRGAIAVLLASPDAKPSTNLMPMVPWELPAKTK from the coding sequence ATGAACAGGCATAGATCACAGCAGTTCGTCGCCATGACGGGAGCGATCGCCATCGCCCTGGCCGGCACGTTGGGACTGTCATCCGCCGCTCTGGCCAAAACCCATGACATTCACATGACTGCCGTCGAATCCGACATCGTCATCGATGGCGGAGGGGAGAAGTATGCGGCCTGGACGTTTAACGGCACCATGCCAGGGCCGGTCGTCCGCGTGACCGAAGGCGATACGATTAACTTTACCCTGACCAACCCGGCCACGAACAAGAATCCGCATGCCATGGACTTCCATGCGGCGGAAATCGACTTCTTGAAGAATTACAAGGCCATCAATGCCGGCGAAACCATCAGCTACACCTTCGTGGCCAAGAAACCCGGCATCTTCTTCTATCACTGCGGCGCGCCGCCCATGATCCAGCACATCGCCCGAGGCATGTTCGGCGCCATCATCGTCGATCCGAAGGATGCGTCCGTTTGGCCCAAGGCGGATCGGGAATATGTGTTGGTGCAATCAGAGTTCTTCAAGAACCCCAACGATGTGCAGGCGATGTTCGACCGGAAGTTCGATGGCGTCATGTTCAACGGCGGCATCTTCAAGTATCACCCGTTTGTCACGGGCGGCGGAAAGCTCGATGCGAAGCCGGGAGAGCGGGTGCGCGTCTATTTCGTGAATGCCGGGCCGAATGAATTCTCCGCCTTCCACCCGATCGGCGAGATCTGGGACAACGTCTACGAGAGCGGCAACCCGGCCAACAATCTCAAGGGCGTGCAGACCTATGTCGTCGGACCGGGCAGCGCGGCCACCTTCGACGTGGTCGTCGAATCAGCCGGCGCCTATCCGCTGGTGACCCACTCCCTGACCGGGGCCCTCCGTGGCGCGATCGCCGTCCTCTTGGCCTCCCCCGATGCCAAGCCTTCGACGAACTTGATGCCCATGGTGCCGTGGGAACTGCCGGCAAAAACGAAGTAG
- the sthA gene encoding Si-specific NAD(P)(+) transhydrogenase, with translation MSTPTAYDIVIIGAGPAGQKAAIQGAKAGKRVALIERERGIGGSCVYRGTIPSKTLRESALHINRLRRASEAFEFRIKPDAEISALLSRLEEVVQTHDTFMSKQLRRNGISLFHGRARFLNDRTIEMQSVDGARQQFTAEHFVIATGSRPRNPPEFPVDHEHILDSDSLLSMIYLPRSLAIIGGGVIGCEYASIFALLGVQVTLIDRATAPLQFMDQELVAQFVTSFEQRGGQYLGGQTINSMAWDGATQVVTILGDGQIIKSEKLLVALGRQANVEDLNLAAAGLQINAKGSLSVNQYCQTDVPHIYAAGDMVGAPALASKAMEQGRRSVRHALNLPIGDALSTIPLGIYTIPEMASIGMDEKAASERYRNPIVGRAKFEEIARAQISGSSDGLLKMIADPRGERLLGIQIVGESATELIHLGQMALQQGAMIESFIDSVFNFPTYAEAYRVAALDILGQAAKRDTAAAA, from the coding sequence ATGAGCACACCAACCGCCTACGACATTGTCATCATCGGAGCCGGCCCGGCCGGTCAGAAAGCCGCCATCCAGGGCGCCAAAGCGGGCAAGCGCGTGGCCCTCATCGAACGCGAGCGCGGCATCGGGGGCAGTTGCGTCTATCGCGGCACGATTCCGAGCAAAACCCTCCGCGAAAGCGCCCTGCACATCAACCGGTTGCGGCGCGCCAGCGAAGCGTTTGAATTCCGCATTAAGCCCGACGCGGAAATCTCCGCGCTCCTCAGCCGCCTGGAAGAAGTCGTGCAAACGCACGACACCTTCATGAGCAAGCAACTCCGGCGGAACGGCATCTCGCTCTTTCACGGCCGCGCGCGCTTCCTCAATGACCGCACCATCGAAATGCAGTCCGTCGATGGCGCGCGCCAGCAATTCACCGCCGAGCATTTTGTCATTGCCACCGGCTCGCGCCCCCGGAATCCGCCGGAATTTCCCGTCGATCACGAACATATCCTCGACAGCGACTCCCTGCTGTCCATGATCTATCTGCCGCGCTCCCTCGCGATCATCGGCGGCGGCGTCATCGGATGCGAATACGCCTCGATCTTTGCCTTGCTGGGCGTGCAGGTGACCTTGATCGATCGGGCCACCGCGCCGCTGCAGTTCATGGATCAAGAACTCGTGGCCCAGTTCGTCACCAGCTTTGAGCAGCGCGGGGGCCAATATCTCGGAGGACAAACGATCAACAGCATGGCATGGGACGGCGCCACCCAGGTCGTCACCATCCTGGGCGACGGCCAGATCATCAAGAGCGAGAAGCTCCTTGTGGCGCTGGGCCGCCAGGCCAACGTGGAAGACCTCAACCTGGCCGCGGCCGGGCTTCAAATCAACGCCAAAGGCAGCCTGTCCGTCAATCAGTATTGCCAAACGGACGTGCCCCACATCTACGCGGCCGGCGACATGGTGGGCGCCCCGGCCCTCGCGTCCAAAGCCATGGAACAGGGCCGCCGGTCCGTTCGCCACGCGCTGAACCTCCCGATCGGCGACGCCCTCTCCACCATTCCCCTGGGCATCTACACGATTCCGGAAATGGCGAGCATCGGCATGGATGAAAAGGCGGCCAGCGAACGCTATCGCAACCCGATCGTCGGACGGGCCAAGTTCGAAGAAATTGCGCGGGCGCAAATCTCCGGCTCCAGCGACGGCCTCTTAAAGATGATTGCCGACCCCCGAGGCGAGCGGCTGCTCGGCATTCAGATCGTGGGAGAATCCGCCACCGAACTGATTCACTTGGGGCAAATGGCGCTGCAGCAAGGCGCGATGATCGAATCGTTTATCGATAGCGTGTTCAACTTCCCCACCTACGCCGAAGCCTATCGCGTCGCCGCGCTGGACATCCTCGGCCAGGCCGCCAAGCGCGACACGGCCGCCGCCGCCTAA
- a CDS encoding fibronectin type III domain-containing protein yields the protein MGAHITHLRAALSSSKRDSTLSRFSLGKHHPAAGCQLLLQSVAACLVIITATLLTGCAGGGEGAPSISSTPGTSSVAGATATLAWDPVADPTVSGYYVHYGTQSPGQSGSCSYQYSQFVSSPTATVANLSRNTTYYFAVSAYNGLESACSTEVATTTPI from the coding sequence ATGGGAGCTCATATCACGCACTTAAGAGCCGCTCTCTCTTCTTCAAAAAGAGACAGCACCCTCAGCCGTTTTTCTCTTGGAAAGCATCATCCAGCAGCAGGATGCCAGCTCCTGCTCCAATCAGTTGCTGCCTGCCTAGTCATTATCACCGCCACCCTTTTGACAGGCTGTGCGGGAGGTGGCGAGGGAGCCCCTTCTATTTCCAGCACCCCTGGCACTTCAAGCGTTGCAGGAGCCACCGCTACCCTTGCGTGGGATCCCGTCGCAGACCCAACCGTGTCCGGCTATTACGTGCACTACGGAACGCAATCGCCCGGGCAATCGGGGTCCTGCTCCTACCAGTACTCACAGTTTGTCTCCTCGCCGACTGCGACAGTGGCCAATCTTTCCCGCAATACCACCTACTATTTTGCCGTCAGCGCCTACAACGGATTGGAAAGCGCCTGCTCCACCGAAGTGGCGACGACGACTCCGATCTAA
- a CDS encoding transporter substrate-binding domain-containing protein encodes MNRLGCAMVPACLRRRSALAIGVLLCLLPMVQGCGLIFDAMHQIYPITTNELDKICRRQQVQVGMAVEPFRPFVFPAIWTDEGARVTGLDTELARTISEALAVHCGTPVTPVLHLVRFRDLFLLLNEGQLDFFVSAVAAGTPSPGRSGFAYSTPYFSQGGLGAIATRKEIIDQIQSRFRTTGRPTAREQLLNGMTVAVQDSTAAHLYAEARLTNARLLVCDSLPAAFEHAAAGLSPAIDVIVGAHPVLNFMIKTTRRDWQLLMKDERTPLQFTQADYAVAMAEESYALRWFINDVIFQLQDSGRLEQMRHRWIDESYAYPRRAATEGLPFDVQKMPAHYAQGACRESSSR; translated from the coding sequence ATGAATCGTCTTGGCTGCGCCATGGTTCCGGCTTGCCTCAGACGCCGGTCGGCGCTCGCCATCGGCGTCCTACTCTGCCTCCTCCCGATGGTGCAGGGCTGTGGCCTGATCTTCGATGCGATGCACCAGATCTATCCCATCACGACCAACGAACTGGATAAGATCTGCCGGCGGCAGCAAGTCCAGGTCGGGATGGCGGTCGAGCCTTTTCGGCCATTCGTATTTCCCGCCATCTGGACCGACGAAGGCGCCCGAGTCACCGGACTCGACACCGAACTGGCGCGAACCATCAGTGAGGCGCTTGCGGTCCATTGCGGCACCCCCGTGACCCCGGTCTTGCACCTGGTTCGATTCCGGGATCTCTTTCTGCTCTTGAACGAGGGGCAATTGGACTTCTTTGTCTCGGCCGTGGCCGCCGGAACGCCCTCTCCGGGCCGATCCGGATTCGCCTACTCCACGCCCTACTTTTCACAAGGCGGCCTCGGCGCCATCGCCACACGCAAAGAGATCATCGACCAGATCCAATCGCGCTTCAGAACGACCGGCCGCCCCACGGCGCGGGAACAGCTCCTGAACGGAATGACGGTCGCCGTTCAAGACAGTACGGCCGCACACCTCTATGCTGAAGCCAGGCTCACCAATGCCAGGCTGCTCGTGTGCGACTCGCTGCCCGCCGCCTTCGAGCATGCCGCCGCCGGACTCTCGCCGGCAATCGATGTGATCGTCGGCGCACACCCGGTTCTGAACTTCATGATCAAGACCACGCGCCGGGACTGGCAGCTCTTGATGAAGGACGAGCGTACCCCGCTGCAATTCACGCAGGCCGATTATGCCGTCGCCATGGCGGAAGAAAGCTATGCGTTGCGCTGGTTTATCAACGATGTCATTTTCCAGCTCCAGGATTCGGGCCGACTGGAGCAGATGCGGCATCGCTGGATCGACGAATCCTATGCCTACCCGCGCCGGGCCGCGACGGAAGGGCTGCCGTTCGATGTACAAAAGATGCCGGCGCACTATGCCCAAGGCGCCTGCCGGGAATCATCGTCGCGCTGA
- a CDS encoding HDOD domain-containing protein, with translation MAPDIQTPAAAIDKLEQALLQKIEQGDVELPLLPHVASKVMALASDADADAAKLSGLIHQDQALAAHVLRIANSPAYMPRSPVVSLQHAVAMLGINLLSEIAFTASLKNGAFQVPGHEDQVKLLWRHSLASGSYGKEVARMRRVNVETAYLCGLLHGIGKPVILRAVTTLAKELKINVDPETLQPLINGYHARVGTLIADKWGLPKQVAEAISYYHDYDHATAFRQECLLTCVADLLSTHILSPEELPEEELREHPVFADLNLYPNDIDQLLAGKEKILTVVNSMNL, from the coding sequence ATGGCCCCCGATATCCAAACGCCGGCAGCCGCTATAGACAAACTGGAACAGGCGCTCCTTCAGAAGATCGAGCAGGGAGACGTTGAGCTCCCGCTGCTGCCTCATGTCGCCAGCAAAGTCATGGCCTTGGCCTCCGATGCGGATGCCGACGCGGCCAAGCTCTCAGGACTCATTCACCAAGACCAGGCACTCGCCGCACACGTCCTGCGCATCGCGAATTCGCCGGCCTACATGCCGCGGAGCCCGGTCGTCTCACTGCAACATGCCGTCGCCATGCTGGGCATCAACTTACTCTCCGAAATCGCCTTTACCGCCTCCTTGAAAAACGGGGCCTTTCAGGTGCCCGGTCATGAAGACCAGGTCAAACTGCTCTGGCGCCACTCATTAGCCAGCGGATCCTATGGCAAAGAAGTCGCAAGGATGCGGCGCGTCAACGTGGAAACAGCCTATCTCTGCGGCCTGCTGCACGGAATCGGGAAGCCCGTGATCCTCCGAGCCGTCACCACGCTCGCCAAAGAACTGAAAATCAACGTGGATCCTGAGACCCTGCAACCCCTCATCAATGGCTACCACGCACGCGTGGGCACATTGATTGCCGACAAATGGGGGCTGCCCAAACAGGTCGCCGAAGCCATTTCGTATTATCACGACTACGATCACGCCACGGCTTTCCGGCAAGAATGCCTCCTGACCTGCGTAGCGGACCTCCTCTCCACCCACATCCTGTCGCCCGAAGAACTGCCGGAAGAAGAGTTGCGCGAACATCCCGTCTTCGCCGATCTGAATCTGTACCCGAACGACATCGATCAACTGCTGGCAGGCAAAGAGAAAATTCTGACCGTCGTCAATTCGATGAACCTATGA
- a CDS encoding transketolase, with protein sequence MASSAVSPDTLNALHNKATHLRIESVRATSESGSGHPSSCCSAADIVAALFFSVMRYDPKNPKAPNSDRFVLSKGHAAPLLYAAWAEAGLFPKSELLKLRTLASDLEGHPTPRLPFVDMATGSLGQGLPVGIGIALNAKSVDKLDHRTYVLMGDGESVEGSVWEAAEVARHHGLDNLCAIVDVNRLGQSDPTMLQHNMEGYRARWSGFGWHAIVVDGHDMAALLAAFDEAARTKGKPTVLLAKTFKGHGISFMADSPSWHGKPVPKGEETQKAIDELTKQLKPATGTLQITKPAATTIAAPTVTALPPSPYKPGDAAATREAFGAALEALGGVNSSVVGLDADVKNSTYTDKFGKKFPNRFFENFIAEQNMLGAAAGLAACGKVPFVATFAAFFTRAYDFIRMAAISQSNIKLVGTHVGVSIGEDGPSQMGLEDIAMMAAQPGVVVLYPSDATCTYRLVEAAANHRGMVYIRAGRPKSPVLYGADETFLIGGSKVLRKSANDALTIVAAGVTLFEALKAHDQLKAAGIAVRVVDLYSIAPIDRATLLESARATQGRLLTVEDHYAHGGLGDAVLSAVGTEGIKVHKLAVRTIPHSGKPDELVDHFGIGARSIVEAATHIVK encoded by the coding sequence ATGGCCAGTTCAGCCGTTTCACCCGACACGCTCAATGCGCTGCACAACAAGGCGACCCACCTCCGCATTGAGAGCGTTCGGGCAACCTCTGAGTCAGGCAGCGGCCATCCCTCCAGCTGTTGCTCCGCCGCCGACATCGTGGCGGCACTCTTCTTCTCCGTCATGCGCTATGACCCCAAGAATCCCAAGGCACCAAACAGCGACCGGTTTGTCCTTTCAAAGGGCCACGCCGCGCCACTCTTATACGCAGCCTGGGCGGAAGCGGGACTCTTCCCCAAGAGCGAGCTCTTAAAACTACGGACCCTGGCATCCGATCTGGAAGGACACCCCACGCCGCGCCTGCCCTTTGTTGACATGGCAACGGGTTCGCTGGGCCAGGGGCTCCCCGTGGGAATCGGCATCGCGTTGAATGCCAAGTCCGTCGATAAACTCGACCATCGCACCTACGTCCTCATGGGCGACGGAGAATCCGTCGAGGGATCCGTCTGGGAAGCGGCGGAAGTCGCGCGCCATCACGGCCTGGATAATCTCTGCGCCATCGTCGATGTGAACCGGCTGGGACAGAGTGATCCGACGATGCTGCAGCATAATATGGAGGGGTACCGCGCCCGCTGGTCTGGGTTCGGCTGGCACGCGATCGTGGTCGATGGACACGATATGGCCGCCCTCCTTGCCGCGTTCGATGAAGCCGCGCGCACCAAAGGCAAACCTACCGTCCTGCTCGCCAAAACGTTCAAGGGCCACGGCATTTCATTCATGGCAGACAGCCCAAGCTGGCATGGCAAGCCAGTCCCCAAAGGAGAAGAGACCCAAAAGGCCATCGATGAATTGACCAAGCAACTGAAGCCGGCGACCGGGACTCTCCAGATCACGAAACCGGCGGCCACAACAATAGCCGCGCCTACAGTCACCGCGCTCCCCCCCTCTCCCTACAAACCGGGCGATGCCGCAGCCACGCGCGAGGCCTTTGGGGCAGCCCTCGAAGCCTTGGGCGGCGTGAACTCCTCGGTGGTCGGCCTGGATGCCGATGTGAAAAACTCGACCTACACCGACAAGTTCGGCAAGAAATTTCCCAACCGCTTCTTTGAAAACTTCATCGCCGAACAAAATATGCTTGGCGCAGCGGCCGGCCTGGCGGCCTGCGGCAAGGTGCCTTTCGTCGCCACCTTTGCGGCCTTTTTCACGCGCGCCTACGACTTCATTCGCATGGCCGCCATCAGCCAATCCAACATCAAACTGGTGGGCACGCACGTCGGCGTCAGCATCGGCGAAGACGGCCCGTCGCAGATGGGGCTGGAAGATATTGCGATGATGGCGGCCCAGCCGGGCGTGGTTGTCCTCTATCCCTCGGACGCCACCTGCACCTATCGCCTCGTCGAAGCGGCCGCCAACCATCGCGGGATGGTGTACATCCGCGCCGGACGTCCGAAATCGCCGGTCCTCTATGGCGCAGACGAAACATTTCTCATCGGCGGCAGCAAGGTGCTCAGGAAAAGCGCGAACGACGCGTTGACGATCGTCGCAGCGGGCGTCACCCTCTTCGAAGCCCTCAAGGCGCACGATCAATTGAAAGCGGCGGGCATCGCCGTGCGCGTGGTCGATCTCTACAGCATCGCCCCCATCGACCGCGCCACGCTCCTTGAAAGCGCACGCGCCACACAGGGGCGCCTGCTCACCGTCGAAGACCATTATGCGCACGGCGGCCTGGGCGACGCGGTCCTCAGTGCCGTCGGGACGGAAGGCATCAAGGTCCACAAGCTGGCCGTCCGCACCATTCCCCACAGCGGCAAACCCGACGAACTCGTCGATCACTTTGGCATCGGAGCACGGTCCATTGTCGAAGCGGCCACACACATCGTCAAGTAA